Genomic DNA from Mobula birostris isolate sMobBir1 chromosome 21, sMobBir1.hap1, whole genome shotgun sequence:
AAAGTGAAGTTTCTGCACCAATAGCATGATGTTCTCTACTGGGCATCTGTAGAATGTCATAAGTATGGATATCTTTCTTACCCTAACCCCAGTCTGCCAACACCAGCTTCACAAACAGCCATTGCTCATTGGTGCATGACTGCCTGTGAGCTGTCTCAGTGGTTCACTCCATACCAGACCAAGCAGAGATGAAGTGAAAAATTTCATTGCTCTGgtagaatggtgggggggggaggcgggAGGAGTGCTGAGCTTTGCAGTAAGAAGGGAGGCGATTCTCTGCATATACATAATGCTAAAATGACCCCTTCTACCATTGTTTCCACCAAAGTTATTGTTTCTGGGAAGGCATTCTAGATACTAGCGTAAAGCAGCTGGAATTGTACAAAATGCTCGTTACAAGTTTACTCTGTTTTCAATTGTGACCCTGTAGACTTGATGTTTGTTTTTGTGTAATCCTAATGGCACTAACTTCTACTtcagtgattgtgtgtgtgttttcagaTATCTTCCACTCCACAGGTTGGCAATTATGCAATGCAGGCTGAGTTAACCACTGATGCTTCTCACATTTGAAGTTAACCACCCTGAACTGTAGATTTGTCCACAGAGAGAAGCAGGGCTACAGCAAATTAGGAGAAGGTAGGATGTGCAGAGGGAGTAAGGTGTGATTGAATTCACTGAAGTGAGAAGATAGAAATAGAAAGAGAAGGGAAATTTAATCCAGGGAGCAGTGAGATGGACAAATCAGGAAGAGGAACTTGCTAAAGAACAAAGGAATCGTAATTCTCAAGTATCGGAGACACAAGAttgaagatgttggaatctaaAGCAATAGAAGTacgttgctggaggaactcagcagttgtcATAATGGGCAGTTAAGGTTTTGGAGACACTTCATATTGCAAATGCTATGTGACCCACTGTTCTCTAGCAGTTAGATTTCTTTGTAGATATCTGAATGTATCAACTAGACATAGTGGTTAATTACACGTGGGTAATGAcctgcctatgagatggctcttcagagcagcttgtggttgagcccactaggggaaagacaaatctggattgggtgttgtgtaatgaaccagatttgattggggagcttaaggtatAGGAACCCacaggagtcagtgatcataatatgacaggattcaccctgcagtttgagagggagaagataaagtgcattgaagggaattagaaaagcttaaggggagctcgccaaagttgattgaaaaggGAAATTAGCATgttagaacagcaatggctgcagtttctgagagcaattcaGAAGCAGCATAATAAAGggaggatgacaagggaagtcaaaagatggcataaaagcaaaagagagggtatataatatagAAAAGTTGTATCTTGCTCACATTATCTCTGCCTGAATCatactcatgcactttggtagaataaatggaaatgttgactgttttctagagagaaaatacaaaaatctgaggcgcaaagggatttggagtctttgtgcaggatcctctaaaggttaattttcaggttgagtctgtgataaggaaggcaaatacgatgttagcattcatttcaagagggctagaatataaaagcaaggatgtaatgctgagtctttataaagcactgatgaggcctcatttggactatagtgagcagttttgggccccttagaaagaacgtactgaaactggagagggttaaaaggaggtacacaaaaatgattccaggataaaactttcaaatcccttactcactcttccttcagttagtcctgacgaagggtctcagcctgaaacgtcgactgcacctcttcctacagatgctgcctggcctgctgcgttcaccagcaactttgatgtgtgttgcttgaatttccagcatctgcagaattcctgttgtttccaggaTAAAacagcttgtcatgtgaagagtggTTCActgaattcactggaattcagaaggatctTAATTGAAagattttaaatggtgaaaggccttgataaagtgggtgtggagaggtgttacctatggtgggagtgtctaagaccagaggacacagtctcagcaTAGagggggtatccttttagaactgaaaaTGTGGAggaatctggaatttgttgccacaggcatttctggaggccaagtcttgtgtatttagggcagaggttgacagattgttgattcgtcagggcatgaagggatatggggagttTGGGGCTGAAaggtaaaatggatcagccatgatgaaatggtggagcagactggatagcTCAAATGACCTAATTTTTTTCCTATGTCTTAAGCTCTTGCACGCTAGTAATGATCGTTTCACCCATGAAAATGATAATGAAATAAACCTTAACTGATGAGTGGGGAGACTTCAAATGCCTGCCATGAGGAAGTATATGCGTTACCTTTTGAAAGTTGTACAGCTTTTAATCTCAAAATCAAGTTACAACTTTATATGAGTTTCCTGAGGTTCCTGCAGAGAAAAGCAATGAAACTTCGAGATTTTAGTTGCTCTTTAGCACATAATTCTACCCACTGGACATTGGTTATCAGATTTATGAGAATTCAAGTAACAACCATTCAAATCCCATGTGGCAGGTCTGCCCGTTCAAGTTGTTTTCATGAGCAAAGCTGGTTGATCTAAGATAGTGTAACAAAATTAGCCAAACTGGATTTACACAGAACAGTATAAATATAGGAGAACACCATTTAAtgcacaatgtctgtgctgaacctAGGATCATATTAAATCTCTTCTGGTTGTATgtgatccatatccttctatttcctgCATATTTATGCATCTTTTCAAGAGCCACAATGACAAACGGATGATGTGGCAACCTGCCAGACCAGGGAAGTCACAAAACGATGGCATATCATAGAGCAAAACATAGTGTGGAAttgagaattgggaagcttttaaaacccagcagaaggcaactaaaaagccattaaGGAgaaaaaggatgaaatatgaagtgaAGCTAGCCCAATAATATGAGAATACCAAGTTTTTTTTCCTGGTATATAAAGAacaaaagaggtgagagtggatattggatcactggagaGAGAGTAATTAGTGACAAAGAAATGGCCAAATTTAAATGAGAAAATcggcagatggtggaaatcaaagcaacacccacaaaatgccagagtaactcagcaggccagacagatctatggaaaagagtactgttggtgttttgggcagagacccttcatcaggactggaaaggaagataaAAAGTTGGAGAAGGAGAGGAAGACCCGCAGGGTGATGGGGGAATCTAGGggaagaggggtgaagtaaagagctgggaagttgatttggtgaagagctggagaagggggaagccaacaggagaggacagaaggccttggaagaaagaaaaggaggagcaccagaaggagatgatggacaggtgagatatggggagagagaaatgggaatggggtaatgtgaaggagaggaggtgaggggcaagttcaagaaattgatgttcatgctatcaggttgaaggctaccctgacagtgttgttccttcaacctgaatgTAGCCTCGTCACAAcaatagaggagaccatggactgacatggaggaatgggaatgtgaagtggaattaaaatggatggcaactgggagatcccacttcttctggtggatggagcgtaggtgctcgatgaagcaatctcccaatctatgtcgggtctcactgacacacaggagaccacaccggcagcactggatagagtagatgaccccaacagattcataggtgaagtgtcgcctcacctggaagcactgtttggggtcctgaatggtagtaaggtgtagtacttgttccgcatgcgaggataagtgccaggagggagatcattgtggagagatgaatggacaagggagtcacatagggagcgatccctgcagaaagcagaaagggttGGGGGAAGAAAGATgagcttggtggtggaatcccgcTGGTAATGGCAGAGTTAGGGAGATTTGTGTGCTAGACACGgagcctggtggggtggtaaatgAGGAAAAGAAGCCTATCCCTGGTGAGGTGGCAGGAGGATGCAGttaagggcagtgttgatggtggaggaaggtaagcccctttctttgaagaagaacaTCTCCTTagagaatgaaaggcctcatcctgacagcagatgcggggggggatggaggaattgagagaaagcaGCGGCGTTTTTACAAATAAAGGCTGATGTATGCTTCTGCGAAGGCTCTACgccatagcctacgcaagtggcctatgcTGTTCTGAGcgtttatacttgtgtgttgatgtgtctgcatctctctgcaattcaccgccaaagcACTAGTTGGCGTTGGGggttctatgccactgtgttgagtttctttgtgcacttcaaacaatggcgactgaaactgagcgcatcatgttggaattggagctaataaatgttgaacaagagttacttttattgaaattactgcaaCGTAGAAAAGAGAAGGCGTCAGAGGAGATGGTGTGTATGACCATTGAAGggattgaggcagaaggagggtgaattgtCTGTGTttgtctggccactgagagacatggatgaggaaatgtcggcaggtagatttgatgatttggttcatcgtcttcaaccatttatttcgcatcagtgtatgcACGGTATGCCTATAGACATTACTCTGAGATTGGCAATCACTATTCGAGTTTttgcttcaggtggaagtcaacaggctgtagcagctcgctacaaactggtgtcaagtacagtgtcctccataatttcggaggtctgtaaagctttttggaaagcattgcagccagagttccttccctgtagCTGATTATTGGCGACTATGGAACTTTCTGAACTGTGTCGGCAGCATAGATGGAAAATACGTGAACATCAAGGCACCGCTGCACGCTGGGAGTGACTACTACAACTACAAGGGCGCACACTCCATTGTCCTGATGGCTACCTGTGATACCAGATATCGGTTTACCATGGTGGATGTAGGGGGATACGGACCGGAAAATGACGGGGGCATCTTGAAGGAGAGCAGATTTGGTTCTATGCTGCTTGAACACAAACTGAACCTGCCCACACCAGCCAATCTTCCTGGAACAGGAGTCAAAATCCCGCATGTAATCGTTGGTGATGCTGCATTCCCCCTACACAGCAATCCCATGTGTCTCTTTCCAGGTATGTCACAGACATTAAATTCAATGAAAATTAATTTCATGTAATAGTGCTTGCTTTGTGTGATTTTACATATATATTCCCCTAAATGTTTGTACTGATCTCAGCTACATTGGCACATAATGATTTCCTATTCATTTATACTCTGTTTTAAGTTTTGCTAAATAGGGATGAACATGACCATGGAAAAGCAGATGTATGACTACTGTCACTCCAGAGCCAGGAGGGTGATTAAGAACACATTTGGCATTTTGGTGGCAAGGTGGGGAGTCCTCGGTCGACCACTAGAATTTCTGCCCGACAAAGCAGTGAACATTGTCAAAACTTGTATCGCTCTACACAACCTCCTGGCCTACACTGATGAAGTCAACACGCCTGTGAGCAGATACATCCCTGCTCATTTTGCAGACTCAGACGCTACAGGGTCACCTCAGCCAGGCGAATGGCGAAGAGGGTGGCAGGGGACACGAATCTTTTGGAACTTCTGGATCCTCATTACCTTTCAAGGCGCCGCTCCACCAGAGCTGCCCTTGGTGTACAGAATGACCTGATGGTCTTCTTTCAATCACCCCATGGAATCTTGCCACGACAGAACAACATAGTGTGTCGTGGCCAACTTAATCAGTAAACTGTAAGGACATGAAATAAATGAACCTATAAATAACATGTAGCTGtttgaattaaaaaaaagacttgtTATAAAATCAAGTTGTTATTTATTTGCAGTAATGTGCACAATATTATACAAGGTGCAAAGtgttatataaaaaaacaaaaggTGCAAAGTTGTAAAGCAGTGAAAATTACACACTGTTTGGTGCTCAAATATAAGTGTGGAAAATGTATAGTGTAGGAACTgacaaaatattaaaatatgcAATTATTCATTGTTTCTTCTGCTGCCTCTCAAATAGCAGTTTTTACACGTCGAACATTGCCTGTGGCCTGTGCTCCTCCGGCAGCCTCCGCAGCATGTCTGCAACTATTTGCCCAAACATGGAGAGCTTGTCATTTTCTTGCAACAGGTGTAGTTCCACCCTACGTTCATCCAACTGGGCGACCTGCTTCTGAAACCTGTCATGTTCTTTCCTCTTCTTTTTCTGTGCCATCCTTGGGCTGGGAGACAGAGGAGCTGTCTCACTACTTGATGATGATTCTGCACGTGAAGATGGAATGTCCGGTGGTTGGTTTTCCTCAGCAACTGAAGAGGTGGACAACCTTGAGGTCAAATCATTTCCATCCTGTGACTATGAAAGAAATTGCAAATAGTTTAAGTTAGTCTTTGTAATTATACATACAGGTAATATATGCATTCAGTGTTTGTACACGGATTGGCAGAGCTATGAAAACGAGAAAACGGCATATGGCTACACTGGCAGAATACCGGTTATTGCGTTTGCATTATGAGCAAGCCAGATACAATTACAGCCTATTACATATTACATTTTTGTTTCACGGAAGCATTGTCTTTGTGCAACTCTATATGCTGTGTTTACAACCAGAGAGTATTGCTAGCTAGCCTAAACGCTTACTACAACATAGAGGTTTAGGGATGCAAAAAACATGTTATATTTACCTTGTTGTCATCATAATTTGACTCTGTTTCCCAGTGCTTAATATGTGGTGCCAGCCaggaaagaaacaaataaaacGCAGGCACTTTTTTTCCGCCTGGGTCCCGGCTCCTCTTGGCAAGTCTTTTCTGTTCGTGCACATACTTGTCCCTCAAGTTTTTCCATTTCTTTGTGCATTCCATCACGTCCAAACCAATGTTTGTGGATATTTCCTTCCATGAATTTGATGCCATTTGGCAGTCTTTATAGTCTGGCGATGAAGAGTCGTACAAATGTACATATTTTCGGACTTCCTCCATTAACCTCTCCTCGATTTGGTCCATTTTCCAACTCACGTTcttcttctctcctctctctattTGAAAATGGCGAGAGGAAGCAAccggaaatgtgatgctaccaagcagaccaatcacagtcgtTGCGGTCTGTGTCGCCgcgacgcatagttacatttttgggaaggtgcgtgtcaggctacggtgtagggtATGTTCGACACAGAAAGATAAATTGGCCTTAacgggtgggaagaggtattgtccaggtagctgtgagagtcggtGGATTTATAATAGACTGCATTATATAAGGTGTCAACAGAGACAGagttcaagaaaggggagggaagtgtaggAATTGAActgggtaaatttgagggcagggtggaagtggaggcaaagttgatgaaatcaaCGAGCTCCGcataggtgcaggaagcagcaccaatacagtcgtcgatgtagcgtaggaaaagttggggagtgataccagtgtaggcttggaacatagactgttccacgtagccaacaaacgggcaggcatagctggagcccatggctacaccttttgtttgaaggaagtgggaggaactgaaggagaaattattaagagtgaggacaagttccgccagacggaggagagtggtggtggaggggagctggTTGGGTCTAGTGTCTAGAAAGAAACGGAGTGCTTTGAGGCCTTCCtcgtgggggatggaggtgtatagggactggacattcatggtgaaaataTGCTTGGGTCCAGGGAACATGAAATCATTGAAGAGATCaagagcgtgtgaagtgtcacatatgtaggtaggaagggactgagccAGGGTAGATAAAACTGACTGGAGATATGCAGATATAAGTTCAATGGGGCAGGCACAAGCAAaagcaatgggtctacctggacagacaAGTTTGTGGACcttgagtaggaggtagaaatagGAACTGTGAGATTGGTGGCAGGGGATGAGAGATTCCCAGAgttaaggtcagtgatggtgtggaaaACAATGGGTTGGTGCTCTTTAGTGGGGatcctgttcgaggggtaagtaagagaagGTGTTTGACAGTTGTCGCCGggtctcagcaaggtagaggtcagtttgCCAAGCtactgtgggtttgatggtgaggttcgCATTAGTGCGGAGAGAGCGGTGAGCAGTGCGTTCAGAAGGAGCGAGATTGGAATTAGAGAGAAATGGTGAAGTTAAGACAGTTGatatcccgtcggcagttagcaatgaaaagatccagagcaggcagaagaccagagcgggttgtccaggaagaggaggaaggtTGAAGACGGGGGAAGGAGTCATCGATGTGGGGTGGAGTGTCCTTGTCAAAGATGTAGGCCTGGAGATGCAGGCGGTGGAAGGAGTTCAGCGTCAAGTCAGGCCCAGAACTCCCTAAGGTGTGGGCGCAGGGGGAAAAAAGTggggcccttactgaggacagaatatTCAGCATCAGAGCAGGGAAGGTCAGAAGGGGTGGTGAAGACCCGGTACAGTACTGGTAAGAACTGGGATCAGAGGGGAAAGGGGGTTGATAGTgtcagaggagaggggaggattggGATTTTCTGTGAAGATggtattttgtgttggtcttctccgtagaagacactagtagtatgccagaaattcgagagcgTCAGGACAGAAGTGAGTTGTTTTTTTagtaaaataaactttattcacaatAAAATTATTCACAAGAATACACCATTCAATAATTTTACATTCTTTACAGATATTGTCAATACTTTCCATACAGTTCACCCTGGGGTTTCGTACTCGGTCAATACAACCGTAATTGAGGGACTTCCTACCAACCCATCCCCACCCAAATTCTCCCTCTCTAGCAGGAAAAGAATCTTAAACCATGGTCCTTTCCCACTGAGTCCTTGCAGTAGCTGTGCCAAGTTTGAGTGTGTCCCTCAGCATGTAATTTTGCAGCCTagaatgtgccagtcagcagcattctgCCACGGGCATTTTGTTtcaggctgaccaaagagcgtttTACACTGagtgatgatctgccagcagcacctgaTGTTTGCCTTCCCGTGCATCCCCAGGAATAGCCCATAGATCAGAGATTCCTTCGTTACGCAGCAGCTGGTGAGGAAACGTGACACAAACCCTTTCCTCTTCCTTCACACCTTCACAAagccacagtgtgcaaagaggtgattTACAGATTCTGCCCCACTGCAGTCATCCTGTGGGCAGTGGGTTGTGGAGATGATGCTACGGCCATACAGGAGAGATCTGACTGGGAGGCCCCGCTTCCTGCCAGCCAGGCTAGGTCTTGCTGCCTGTTGGTGAggtttggtgatgaaacattttgTCAGATGGCTTGGACattctgctcagggaaccaccccattGTGTCTATCACGTCCTTCTGCAGTGTCTGCAGGTCATTCCGTGTTGACCACTGCCTAATGGCCTTGTCCCCACAGTCGCAGCTTCTGCTTTACCTTCCCGGTCTGCTCCAGCTAATTATTACAGTATTGCACGCCTCGACCCCTCCAAacccagatccccaacaccttcatgtaATTGGACCTTGGATCAGTCAGGCCAGTTGCAGAAGAGCATGGCTTCACTCTCCGTGCGGTTGATCCTGGCTCCTGATGCCAGCTTAAACTGGTTGCAGATGCTAACCAGCCTGCGAGCTGACCTCGGATCACAGCATAGGACGGTGATGTCATCCACGTAcggggaggttttcacttggatCCCTCCGCTGCccggcagcgtcacccctctaaTGCTCTCATCCTTCCTGATATAGt
This window encodes:
- the LOC140185578 gene encoding uncharacterized protein yields the protein MDQIEERLMEEVRKYVHLYDSSSPDYKDCQMASNSWKEISTNIGLDVMECTKKWKNLRDKYVHEQKRLAKRSRDPGGKKVPAFYLFLSWLAPHIKHWETESNYDDNKDGNDLTSRLSTSSVAEENQPPDIPSSRAESSSSSETAPLSPSPRMAQKKKRKEHDRFQKQVAQLDERRVELHLLQENDKLSMFGQIVADMLRRLPEEHRPQAMFDV